From a region of the Gammaproteobacteria bacterium genome:
- the gatA gene encoding Asp-tRNA(Asn)/Glu-tRNA(Gln) amidotransferase subunit GatA, with the protein MLNRSLGDLSRGLRNGDFSSVELTRFFLDRIESRGGDLNAFITVTAERALDSARAADRKLRDGGAHPLAGIPYAHKDLFCTEGVATTCASAMLANFVSPYDAAVSERLNDAGMVMLGKTNMDEFAMGSSNENSFYGAVCNPWDAARVPGGSSGGSAAAVAARLAPCATGTDTGGSIRQPASLCGITGIKPTYGRVSRYGMVAFASSLDQAGVLAAGADDCALMLQAIAGFDPRDSTSMDEPVPDYTPPVGADIRGLRVGLPREYFGADLNPEIGAVIERAVGVLRQLGCETVEVSLPAMSLSAPAYYILAPAECSSNLARYDGVRYGHRCEAPADCDDLYTRTRAEGFGAEVKRRVLVGTYVLSSGYYDAYYLKAQKARRRIRDDFARAFERADVLVGPTSPTTAFKLGEKVSDPVTMYLSDVYTIAVNLAGLPGMTLPAGFAGGLPVGMQMIAPHFREQDLFRAGHCYQRETDWHRRVPEGFA; encoded by the coding sequence ATGCTGAACCGGTCGCTGGGCGATTTGTCGCGCGGGCTTCGCAACGGGGATTTCTCCAGCGTCGAACTGACGCGCTTTTTTCTCGACAGAATTGAAAGCCGCGGCGGCGATCTCAACGCCTTCATCACCGTCACCGCCGAACGCGCGCTGGACAGCGCGCGCGCCGCCGACCGCAAACTGCGCGACGGCGGCGCGCACCCGCTGGCCGGCATACCCTACGCGCACAAGGACCTGTTCTGCACCGAGGGCGTGGCGACGACCTGCGCGTCGGCGATGCTGGCCAATTTCGTGTCGCCGTACGACGCCGCCGTCAGCGAAAGGCTGAACGACGCCGGCATGGTCATGCTCGGCAAGACCAACATGGACGAGTTCGCGATGGGTTCTTCCAACGAGAACAGTTTCTACGGCGCGGTGTGCAACCCGTGGGACGCCGCGCGCGTTCCCGGCGGCTCGTCCGGCGGCTCGGCGGCGGCGGTGGCGGCGCGCCTCGCGCCGTGCGCCACCGGCACCGACACCGGCGGCTCGATACGCCAGCCGGCGTCGCTGTGCGGCATCACCGGCATCAAGCCGACCTACGGGCGGGTGTCGCGCTACGGCATGGTCGCCTTCGCCTCCAGCCTCGACCAGGCCGGCGTGCTCGCCGCCGGCGCCGACGACTGCGCGCTGATGCTCCAAGCCATCGCCGGCTTCGACCCGCGCGACTCGACCAGCATGGACGAGCCGGTTCCCGATTACACGCCGCCCGTTGGCGCCGACATCCGCGGCCTGCGCGTCGGCCTGCCGCGCGAGTATTTCGGCGCCGACCTCAATCCGGAAATCGGCGCGGTCATCGAGCGCGCCGTCGGCGTGCTGCGGCAACTCGGCTGCGAGACGGTCGAGGTGTCGCTGCCGGCGATGTCGCTGTCGGCGCCCGCGTACTACATCCTGGCGCCGGCGGAATGCTCGTCCAATCTGGCGCGCTACGACGGCGTGCGCTACGGCCACCGCTGCGAGGCGCCGGCGGACTGCGACGACCTCTACACGCGCACGCGCGCCGAGGGCTTCGGCGCCGAGGTCAAGCGGCGCGTGCTGGTCGGCACATATGTATTGTCTTCCGGTTACTACGACGCCTATTACCTGAAGGCGCAGAAGGCGCGCCGCCGCATCCGCGATGACTTCGCGCGCGCGTTCGAGCGCGCCGATGTGCTGGTCGGGCCGACCTCGCCGACGACGGCGTTCAAACTCGGCGAGAAAGTCAGCGACCCGGTCACGATGTATCTGTCCGATGTCTATACCATCGCCGTCAATCTCGCCGGCCTGCCCGGCATGACGCTGCCGGCGGGCTTCGCCGGCGGCCTGCCGGTCGGCATGCAGATGATCGCGCCGCATTTCCGCGAGCAGGATTTGTTCCGCGCCGGCCACTGCTACCAGCGCGAGACCGACTGGCACCGCCGCGTGCCGGAGGGCTTTGCATGA
- the gatC gene encoding Asp-tRNA(Asn)/Glu-tRNA(Gln) amidotransferase subunit GatC: MNIEEVIKLARLARLKVGAGEVEGLGRDLSAILALVERLESASLGDVEPLAHPLDAVQRLRADEVSEDDRREAFQNIAPHTRDGFYLVPKVLD, from the coding sequence ATGAACATTGAAGAAGTCATCAAACTCGCGCGGCTGGCGCGCCTGAAAGTGGGCGCCGGCGAGGTCGAGGGTCTGGGCCGGGACTTGTCCGCCATTCTCGCCCTCGTCGAGCGCCTTGAGTCGGCCAGCCTCGGCGATGTCGAGCCGCTGGCGCACCCGCTCGACGCGGTGCAGCGGCTGCGCGCCGACGAGGTCAGCGAGGACGACCGGCGCGAGGCGTTTCAGAACATCGCGCCGCACACCCGCGACGGCTTCTATCTCGTTCCCAAAGTGCTCGACTGA
- a CDS encoding rod shape-determining protein → MINSLFGFFSDDLSIDLGTANTLICVKNKGIVLNEPSVVAIRSDRFGGGGVIEAVGQEAKEMLGRTPANIRAIRPMKDGVIADFTTTEKMLQFFIRKVHQNKLLKPSPKVLICVPCGATQVERRAIRESAAGAGARKVYLIEEPIAAAIGAGLPIGEARGSMILDIGGGTSEVAVLSLSGIVYSASVRIGGDKLEEAVVNYIRRNYGVLIGEATAEKVKKKIGTAYPSAKLMEMEIIGRNLSEGVPKNFVINSNEIFEALQEPLSGIVAAVKTALEQTPPELSSDVAERGIVLTGGGALLKNLDKLLMQETGIPVVIADEPLTCVVQGGGKALSLLGKKKTEFLMRE, encoded by the coding sequence ATGATCAACAGTCTGTTCGGCTTTTTCTCCGACGACCTCTCGATAGACCTCGGCACCGCCAACACGCTTATCTGTGTGAAAAACAAGGGCATCGTCCTGAACGAGCCGTCGGTGGTGGCGATACGCTCCGACCGCTTCGGCGGCGGCGGCGTCATCGAGGCGGTCGGCCAGGAAGCCAAGGAAATGCTGGGGCGCACCCCGGCCAACATTCGCGCCATCCGCCCGATGAAAGACGGCGTCATCGCCGACTTCACGACGACGGAGAAAATGCTTCAGTTTTTCATCCGCAAGGTGCACCAGAACAAATTGCTGAAGCCCAGCCCCAAGGTGCTGATTTGCGTGCCGTGCGGCGCGACGCAAGTTGAAAGGCGCGCCATCCGCGAATCGGCGGCGGGCGCCGGCGCCAGAAAAGTCTATCTGATCGAGGAGCCGATCGCGGCGGCCATCGGCGCCGGCCTGCCCATCGGCGAGGCGCGCGGCTCGATGATACTCGACATCGGCGGCGGCACCTCCGAGGTCGCGGTGCTGTCGCTCAGCGGCATCGTCTATTCGGCGTCGGTTCGCATCGGCGGCGACAAACTGGAGGAGGCCGTCGTCAACTACATCCGGCGCAATTACGGCGTCCTGATTGGCGAGGCGACCGCCGAGAAGGTCAAGAAAAAGATCGGCACCGCCTACCCCAGCGCCAAACTGATGGAGATGGAGATCATCGGGCGCAACCTTTCCGAGGGCGTGCCCAAGAACTTCGTCATCAACAGCAACGAGATTTTCGAGGCGCTGCAGGAGCCGCTGTCGGGCATCGTCGCCGCCGTCAAGACGGCGCTGGAGCAGACGCCGCCGGAGTTGAGTTCCGATGTCGCCGAGCGCGGCATCGTCCTGACCGGCGGCGGCGCGCTGCTGAAAAACCTCGACAAACTGCTGATGCAGGAAACCGGCATTCCGGTGGTCATCGCCGACGAGCCGCTGACCTGCGTCGTGCAGGGCGGCGGCAAGGCGCTCAGCCTGCTCGGCAAGAAGAAAACAGAATTCCTGATGAGGGAGTAG